CAGTTCGTCAGATAAGTTGTAAGCAACGTCAGGTACTCACTTGGGCATCACTTTCCTCATCGCTATTTTCTCCTGCCTTTGAACCATTAGCAACATTAGCACTTATATGATTGCTGGCTGCATTATTTTCCGATCCATTTGCTTGGCTATTCATCTGCATAGAATTCTTAAATCTAAGTATTGTAAAGAAGAATGTAATGTATAATAGATAACTGATACAAGCTAAAATGATCGCATGCAACATATCCAGGTCTCATATAACTAAAATTGATTCATATTATATAGTGCTCTATAAGAATTCAAGAAAAAGTCGTAGAATGAACGTTATAGAAGCAGTATCAGTTATCTATTATGCTATGCATAGGATAAGTGATACTACTTCTATAACGCTCATTTTGTTTCAAGAGAAGGCACCCAAAGCAGATCCAGATAGGTTGACAAATACAAATCAAAAGAAGCATTTGTTGAAGGCTACATTTTGCCTCACACACCAAATTGCCAGTGGCAAAGGCAAGCGCATTCTTAAAGGCCTTCAAAAAGAGAACTTACTGCATGCCGCCTCCACACATGTTGCCATAAGTTACGCAGCTCATTCTTTCTCACTGGTTTTACAAGGAAGTCCACCGCGCCCTTCTGCATGCACTTGAGCACCGTACCAATAGAATCTTGTGACGACATCACTGCCACAGCCAACCAGTGGAAAACCATGAAACCCAATAAcaaatccaaatattctgttCATGAGCTCTCAAGGCTGCTTATCAGGCGTACGCGCCATTATAAGTGTCAGATATATGCCCATCACTCTACTAGGTCAATCAGCTGATCATGAGGTCAAATTAGGTGATTAGGAAAACAGTGTTACAATCATGTgttgcatagctcttttgttcTTTCGGGCAAGTACTGTTCATATTTAGTGCAGCCTTTTCTGTCGTTTTGCACACTTAATGGAAACATCCCCTATATTTAGCATAGATCCAGTAGCATTCAAATAAGTATGTAAAAGTAATCGTATTGGTCTCTTGGATACAACGGCTACCTAGAACACTGCAATCCAATATTTACTATTTTTGATTTCCAGGACTACCCCCATCTCAGCTTCGGAAAAGCTGAGGCTTTGTACATGTGAAATCTAATTGACACGCACCTAATGAAATGGGATAATTTCCCAGATAAAATATGTGATTCTCCCGGATAAACTATGCGATTAGGCCCTAAAACAGTCTATGTACCACTCAAAATCACACATATTGAAAACCCCACCTTGATTGCATACATGAAATAAAATTTCGCAGATCAAAAGTACAGTTACCGCATAAACCCTCCACTCCCATATCCCTAACACCCTAATGTCATTTTGATCCTCACAGGCTATAAGAAACGCAGTGCTTGGCTCACAGCACAAGGGGAACGAACATCACTAAGGGAAtctaacaatgatgatgatgatgatgatgatgatgatacaGTAACGTTAAAGTTGCTCATCCGAAACGAGCCTGATCCAATCAGCAAGTTTTAGCAACAGGCATGTGCAGTGCACAATAATATAAAACCCAAGCAGCACAGTGCCGCAAGCATAAAATTATGCCCGGCACCGAGCCCCTCGCTTGAAGTAACCGCCTAGTCAGTCACTAACGATGCCTAATCCATTTGCAAAGCTCGATTCGATCCATAACACCACGAATCTGGCCACGTGGTCGCGCAGAGGAAACCGTGGGTTGGGCTTAGAATCGTGCTTACTGATGACGGGTATGTTCTTGCACTCGTCGGCGGCGACGATCCTGGCGAGCAGCTGGATGCCGGAGAGCGAGGGCATGGCGACCTCGGTGAGCACGAGGTCGAAGGCGTAGGCGCGCGCCCGCATGACCTCCCACGCCTTCATCCCGTCCGCGACCGCGGCCACTGGGGGTCTCCCggagatatatatatagagagagagagagagacatcAGAATCGAACCCCCAATTCCTCCCGACAAGTAGTAGCCCAAGGAAGCTGGCGcggggaaggagggagggagagggggtggGGGCTCACCGCGGTAGCCGCACTTGCGGAGGAGCGCGGTGACGACCTGGCGCGTGGAGTCGTCGTGCTCGACGAGGAGGACGCGGAGGGAGCGGCGCGGGAGGATCTGGTCCCAccgcccggccgccgcggcggacgCGGACGCGGACGCGGGGGACGACGACGCGCCCGCAGCCTccccgccccctccccctcccccgccggcaGAGGCGGCCCCACCGCCGGCGCTTGCgacggcggcgtcggcgtcgggaGACATACGATTGgtgggagggaggggagcagcagcaggagccgAGGGGGGAAGccaagggaagggaagggaagggaaggagcGGTGGGGAAAATATCTCCAATATTTTTTTTCCGCGCGGTGGGCGCCACGTCAGCGCCGGGCTGGGAGATCGTCAAACCGGAGAGGCCGGGGGGAAGAGGGAGGCGTGGGGCGGAAATGGCCCAGCAACAaataccaccgccgccgctaccAGCAGGAGgatattttttcttttcctgGGCGGGCGAGTTAACGGGGGAGATATTTCGGTGCGCGATTTTTATTTCGCTGGCGcaggcgtgcgtgcgtgcgtgcgatTGCCTGACCGGGGAGATAGATATTTGGCGGCCGCTCCTGGCCTCTCGTTCCGGGCggaaggggaaaaaaaaggTGGGGGGCGTTCCGTGGCTGCGCGCCTGTCTACCCGTAATTCGCTGGAGGGGCGAGCCACTTGCGCGGAAAAGTGGCGGGGCGCACCGGCCGATCCATCTATGATCTATCACCTGCAGCGTGCGCTGACGAGGTGGGAGGGGGTTTACTTTTCAACGGTAGAATGGAAATGTTCGTTGCTGGATGCTCAGTTGAATGGTTGCTCTTTGGTTTTGTTCTAGTTTAAATTTCTATATTTGGCTAAATTTATACAGAAATATATTATTATATAGCTAGTATGTACGGTACCGAAACAACTGTATCACCAACGCATCGTATATTATATAGCGGATCTCATGAAACTAATTTGATGCTATAAGAGCAACTCCAAAAGTCTAACTATTTTTTCTAGATAAATATAGAGTTTAGAGATCTCTAAAAAATAGACAACTATCTAAACTAGTGGAGCAAACCAACACTCTTCAATTCCGGACTATCCATATTCAAACCACCTATGGGCCAATATTTTTCTCTCCAGCAGATCGTCCGACGCGTCGGCCTTGAGGCCTTCAGGCCATCTCGTTTTTTTTTCTGTTGAGCATCGACGCCTTGGCCTACAGGCCTTTGGCCGTTTTTTTCTCGCGTCTAGTCGACCTGGCCTCCTTTGGCCTTTTTTCTCACGACGCGTCGACAGCAGGTCTTctttcaccgccgccgccgtgacctGCAGGTCTTTCGCCGCCGCGGCGACTTGGATGGTGGACGCTGAACGTTGCCAACGCGCAATCGACGTTCTGGTGCTGGACGGTGCCACGGCGACATCGACGCGGGGGCGCAGCGCCCATAGGGCTTCGTGCGCGACAGTATGGAGTTCAGATGGCGAGTTCAATCAGTTTGTAATGAATGAAGTGATTTATCCTTCCTCTTCGGTTGATGAAAATGATCTATTTTTTGGTGCGGCGCACATGGTTATTGAGGACTCGGTTAATCACCCGGGTCGAATTGGTTCCGTTGTTGTGGGACACGAGACAGTGAATCGTAAAAGATTATTGTACCATAGTCTTCTTTACAAAGACTATTTTTCAGAGAATCCTACATTCAATGCAAAGATTTTTAAACGGAGGTTTGTATGTTTTCTATAATTTTTAGAGAATCTTTATGTTACGTTTATTATGAGGATTGCTAATTTTTTAATTGTGTCATGATATAGGTTTCGGATGAGGCGACCTGTATTTCTTCGTATAATGAATGCTGTTGAGCAACATGACGACTATTTTATGCAGAAGAGAAATGCAGCTGGTGTGCTAGGACTATCTTGTCCGCAGAAGGTCGTTGCAGCTTTTCGTATGTTAGCTTATAGAGTACCGACTGATGCTTTGGACGAGTACATCCGTATTGGTGAGAGTACCTCTCTGGAAGCTTTGAGAAAGTTTGTAGTAGTTGTTGTTGAGGTTTTTGGACCGAAGTACATGAGATTGCCTAATAAACAGGATACTGATAGGTTTCTTGCAATTGGAGAGAGCAGAGGATTTCCTTATATGCTTGGGTCCATAGATTGTATACATTGGAGCTGGAAAAATTGTCCTACTGCATGGCACGGGATGTACAGAGAATAAAAAAAGAGCCTACAATTATACTTGAATCAGTTGCATCTAAAGATTTATGGATATGGCATGCATTCTTTGGCATGCCTGGTTCACACAAGGACATAAATGTGCTTCAAAGATCTCCTATATTTGCAAGGCTTGCTGAGGGGGGAAGGCCCACAAGTTAATTATAACATCAATGGACATGATTATTCAATGGGTTATTAGCTAGCAGATGGCATATATCCGTCGTAGGCAACTTTTGTTAAGACCATTCCAGAGCCACGAGGTAATGAGAAAAAATATTTTGCAAAGGCACAGGAAGCGTGTCAAAAGAATGTTGAAAGGGCATTTGAGGTTCGACAATCTCGCTTTGCTATTGTTCGTGGAACAGCTCATTTATGGGATGAAGACACCCTCCATGATATTATGATAGCTTGCATCATAATGCATAACATGATTGTTGAGGACGAGCGAGATGAGTACGAAGGACAATATGAGTACAATTTCGACGATATGGGACATTATGTTTGCAACTATGACGACATGGGTTTCACATAATGCTGCACCTAAACTTGATGCTTTCATTCAAAATTACAAAAACATCAAGAATAAGGAAACACACTATCAACTCAAGGCAGACCTGATCGAGCACTTGTGGCAAAATCATTCAGAGTTATACAATATTGATTAATGTTGATTCATTTTGTGTACTCCATTTAATAGTTATTTGTGTACTCCATTGAATAATTATTTGTGAACTCCATTTATTTGTGTACTCCATTTAATAATTATTTATGTACTCCATATTGACCGCATTGTTTTTGGACAATATCGGCATGCCCAGATTTTGATCAACATGGACTACCTATGAAGCAAAAATAATTTATCTCTTGATGCTTACTGTGACTGGCAAAATTCCAAAGGAAATGATCAGCAAGCTCAAATGTCAATAGACAAAGATAATGTCTCTGATTCAGTTAAAAAAACAGTTGAACCAGTTAGCAACAACATTAGGTAAACGTAGCAAATAACCTTGAATCCCATAATATTAGCACACAATCCGGAAATCTAAACTCAGCTCACACATAACAGTAATTCAAAGGGTAGCTCACGCATAACACATGAGTTTTAAACTGAACTAAAACTATACAGCTCTAGATATTGCAACGTCTTGCAAGAATTTCATTCTGACGCACTTCATAATATTGTTGTTGTTTGTAGTTTATTGTGCTCAAATCCAAACCAAGAATTCTCTCCTCTTCCAAGTCTCTTTCGAACTCAAATTTTTCTTTCTCCAATTTGGTCCTTTCTTCCTAGAAAGCAAAGACTTTGCTGCACCTCTCTTCTTTCTTCAATTCTTTCTCAAGGTCAGCTTCTTTCTTTTTTGCCATTAGATAGTCCA
Above is a genomic segment from Panicum hallii strain FIL2 chromosome 8, PHallii_v3.1, whole genome shotgun sequence containing:
- the LOC112902584 gene encoding LOW QUALITY PROTEIN: uncharacterized protein LOC112902584 (The sequence of the model RefSeq protein was modified relative to this genomic sequence to represent the inferred CDS: substituted 2 bases at 2 genomic stop codons), with the protein product MCFKDLLYLQGLLRGEGPQVNYNINGHDYSMGYXLADGIYPSXATFVKTIPEPRGNEKKYFAKAQEACQKNVERAFEVRQSRFAIVRGTAHLWDEDTLHDIMIACIIMHNMIVEDEPIWDIMFATMTTWVSHNAAPKLDAFIQNYKNIKNKETHYQLKADLIEHLWQNHSELYNID